In Triticum aestivum cultivar Chinese Spring chromosome 5B, IWGSC CS RefSeq v2.1, whole genome shotgun sequence, the following proteins share a genomic window:
- the LOC123110166 gene encoding glutathione S-transferase 4 isoform X3, with protein MAPMKVYGWAVSPWMARVLVCLEEAGAEYELVSMSRNGGDHRRPEHLARNSLSEIPVLEDGDLTLYRACVVSLSWAISCVLPHEEFCSGFCTWYVIFRSPEHDVVLNF; from the exons atggCGCCTATGAAGGTGTACGGCTGGGCGGTGTCGCCATGGATGGCGCGGGTCCTCGTCTGCCTGGAGGAGGCCGGCGCCGAGTACGAGCTCGTGTCCATGAGCCGGAACGGCGGCGACCACCGGCGGCCGGAGCACCTCGCCAGAAAC TCCCTCAGTGAGATCCCGGTGCTGGAGGACGGTGATCTCACGCTTTACC GTGCGTGTGTTGTGTCACTTTCCTGGGCTATTAGTTGTGTTTTGCCACATGAGGAGTTCTGCAGCGGCTTTTGCACTTGGTATGTTATCTTCAGGAGTCCT GAACACGACGTCGTTCTGAACTTCTAA
- the LOC123110166 gene encoding glutathione S-transferase 4 isoform X4 produces the protein MAPMKVYGWAVSPWMARVLVCLEEAGAEYELVSMSRNGGDHRRPEHLARNSLSEIPVLEDGDLTLYRACVVSLSWAISCVLPHEEFCSGFCTWNTTSF, from the exons atggCGCCTATGAAGGTGTACGGCTGGGCGGTGTCGCCATGGATGGCGCGGGTCCTCGTCTGCCTGGAGGAGGCCGGCGCCGAGTACGAGCTCGTGTCCATGAGCCGGAACGGCGGCGACCACCGGCGGCCGGAGCACCTCGCCAGAAAC TCCCTCAGTGAGATCCCGGTGCTGGAGGACGGTGATCTCACGCTTTACC GTGCGTGTGTTGTGTCACTTTCCTGGGCTATTAGTTGTGTTTTGCCACATGAGGAGTTCTGCAGCGGCTTTTGCACTTG GAACACGACGTCGTTCTGA
- the LOC123110166 gene encoding uncharacterized protein isoform X1, whose protein sequence is MAPMKVYGWAVSPWMARVLVCLEEAGAEYELVSMSRNGGDHRRPEHLARNSLSEIPVLEDGDLTLYRACVVSLSWAISCVLPHEEFCSGFCTWYVIFRSPVRAGTRRRSELLMPPNAPATQQEECRRRDEQHLADCRQRPRKVAGTPLWPRNQPTTGKQRGGDSRT, encoded by the exons atggCGCCTATGAAGGTGTACGGCTGGGCGGTGTCGCCATGGATGGCGCGGGTCCTCGTCTGCCTGGAGGAGGCCGGCGCCGAGTACGAGCTCGTGTCCATGAGCCGGAACGGCGGCGACCACCGGCGGCCGGAGCACCTCGCCAGAAAC TCCCTCAGTGAGATCCCGGTGCTGGAGGACGGTGATCTCACGCTTTACC GTGCGTGTGTTGTGTCACTTTCCTGGGCTATTAGTTGTGTTTTGCCACATGAGGAGTTCTGCAGCGGCTTTTGCACTTGGTATGTTATCTTCAGGAGTCCTGTAAGAGCTG GAACACGACGTCGTTCTGAACTTCTAATGCCCCCAAATGCACCAGCAACACAGCAGGAAGAATGTCGACGGCGAGATGAGCAACATCTGGCAGATTGCCGACAGAGGCCACGGAAGGTGGCTGGAACCCCATTGTGGCCCCGAAATCAACCAACAACGGGCAAACAGAGAGGAGGTGACTCACGGACGTAG
- the LOC123110166 gene encoding glutathione S-transferase 4 isoform X5: MAPMKVYGWAVSPWMARVLVCLEEAGAEYELVSMSRNGGDHRRPEHLARNVRVLCHFPGLLVVFCHMRSSAAAFALGMLSSGVLNTTSF, encoded by the exons atggCGCCTATGAAGGTGTACGGCTGGGCGGTGTCGCCATGGATGGCGCGGGTCCTCGTCTGCCTGGAGGAGGCCGGCGCCGAGTACGAGCTCGTGTCCATGAGCCGGAACGGCGGCGACCACCGGCGGCCGGAGCACCTCGCCAGAAAC GTGCGTGTGTTGTGTCACTTTCCTGGGCTATTAGTTGTGTTTTGCCACATGAGGAGTTCTGCAGCGGCTTTTGCACTTGGTATGTTATCTTCAGGAGTCCT GAACACGACGTCGTTCTGA
- the LOC123110166 gene encoding uncharacterized protein isoform X2, whose translation MAPMKVYGWAVSPWMARVLVCLEEAGAEYELVSMSRNGGDHRRPEHLARNVRVLCHFPGLLVVFCHMRSSAAAFALGTRRRSELLMPPNAPATQQEECRRRDEQHLADCRQRPRKVAGTPLWPRNQPTTGKQRGGDSRT comes from the exons atggCGCCTATGAAGGTGTACGGCTGGGCGGTGTCGCCATGGATGGCGCGGGTCCTCGTCTGCCTGGAGGAGGCCGGCGCCGAGTACGAGCTCGTGTCCATGAGCCGGAACGGCGGCGACCACCGGCGGCCGGAGCACCTCGCCAGAAAC GTGCGTGTGTTGTGTCACTTTCCTGGGCTATTAGTTGTGTTTTGCCACATGAGGAGTTCTGCAGCGGCTTTTGCACTTG GAACACGACGTCGTTCTGAACTTCTAATGCCCCCAAATGCACCAGCAACACAGCAGGAAGAATGTCGACGGCGAGATGAGCAACATCTGGCAGATTGCCGACAGAGGCCACGGAAGGTGGCTGGAACCCCATTGTGGCCCCGAAATCAACCAACAACGGGCAAACAGAGAGGAGGTGACTCACGGACGTAG
- the LOC123114567 gene encoding probable glutathione S-transferase GSTF1, whose protein sequence is MVDVWADADAHQLEPILKPIVFNCIIHPFIGMDIDQGLIDESVEKLKKLLEVYEARLSSNKYLAEDFVSFADLTHFFFMRYFMATEHAVVLDAYPHAKAWWDALLARPSVKKVIAGMPPNFRFGSKLIVSGYLRENS, encoded by the coding sequence ATGGTGGATGTCTGGGCTGATGCGGATGCCCACCAGCTCGAGCCCATACTCAAGCCCATCGTGTTCAACTGCATCATCCACCCTTTCATCGGGATGGACATCGACCAGGGCCTCATCGATGAGAGCGTTGAGAAGCTGAAGAAGCTGCTAGAGGTGTATGAGGCGAGGCTGTCAAGCAACAAGTATTTGGCCGAGGATTTCGTGAGCTTTGCCGACCTCACTCATTTCTTCTTCATGCGCTACTTCATGGCGACGGAGCACGCGGTCGTTCTTGACGCATACCCGCATGCCAAAGCATGGTGGGACGCATTGTTGGCAAGGCCGTCGGTCAAGAAGGTGATAGCTGGCATGCCTCCGAATTTTCGATTCGGGAGCAAACTCATTGTAAGTGGGTACTTACGAGAAAACTCATGA
- the LOC123115482 gene encoding probable glutathione S-transferase GSTF1, whose protein sequence is MVDVWADVDAHQLEPILKPIVFNCIIHPFIGMDIDQGLIDESVEKLKKLLEVYEARLSSNKYLAGDFVYFADLTHFFFMRYFMATEHAVVLDAYPHAKAWWDALLARPSVKKVIAGMPPNF, encoded by the coding sequence ATGGTGGATGTCTGGGCTGATGTGGATGCCCACCAGCTCGAGCCCATACTCAAGCCCATCGTGTTCAACTGCATCATCCACCCTTTCATCGGGATGGACATCGACCAGGGCCTCATCGATGAGAGCGTTGAGAAGCTGAAGAAGCTGCTAGAGGTGTATGAGGCGAGGCTGTCAAGCAACAAGTATTTGGCCGGGGATTTCGTGTACTTTGCCGACCTCACTCATTTCTTCTTCATGCGCTACTTCATGGCGACGGAGCACGCGGTCGTTCTTGACGCATACCCGCATGCCAAAGCATGGTGGGACGCATTGTTGGCAAGGCCGTCGGTCAAGAAGGTGATAGCTGGCATGCCTCCGAATTTTTGA